CAAGTATCCTTGTTGATAACTGTTACTCCACGTTGATGATTTTATCTAGGATGTTATTGGAAGGGCTACACACTTTGCTCTAGGGTGGTCAAAGGGAGATACATTGTGATGGCTCGGGTCAAAGTGGGATACAGATGTTGCTCTAGGGTGGTCAAAAGGAGATAAATTGTGATGGCTCAGGTCGGATTCCTTTATTTCAAAGGAGTATTCGACACATTGACTATGCATTGTTAGAGAAACATACACTCATTTTTTCTGTTCTGCACCAATGTAGATTGAGGTCCTTAGAGAGAAGGATCACTCGTACATGATCATCATCAATGAGAATGTGATCGAGTATGTGGACTCCCTAAACCCATCCATGCAGGCTCGTGGAGTGGGTTAATCCTATTCAGCGCTGCAGGCATTTGTTAGTATCGTTTATGCAAACCGGCGCCTGCAACCGCGTTAGTTGTGCTTGGCCCATCTTTTTTCTGATATTTGTAAACCAAAAAAGTGGGCGGACCGCAAGGATTCAAGCCAGCGACCTACTGGTTGAGGGCACGCCGCACTAACCACCAGATGCTTAGTTACatttcttcattcttttccttcttatgtcttttctcttttttctattttattttttattttttatttttttcattcttCTTTGTAATTCAGAACGATTTTGTTCTTTTGTTCTTTTTTGTGAACTTTTCTAGAGTTCGTGAATTTATTTCgtttttcatgaacattttttgtgaatctttttgaattcgtgaacttttttcaaattttaagAACTGTTTTcaatagttgatgaacttttaaaaaaattatgtactttttttcaaatttgttaagctttttccaaaattgatgaacttttttaaaagcgATGAACTATTTTGGAAAtatttcatcaaatttgaaaaaagttcatcaaatttagaaAAAAATTATCTCTTTAAATTTGAAGAAAGTTCATCGATTTCTTCAAATGTGAATAAAGTTcaccaatttaaaaaaaatcaaatttgaaaaaatgttcttcgATTTTGAAATGAAGTTCATCGATTTAAAAAAATCACGCATTTAagaaaagaacaagaaaaaaagTTCTGCAAACTAAAGAGAATAAAAGGAGAAAAGAAAGTATGCTGACACATTAGATCGGAGGTGGCCTACTGGTTACAGCCATACGCTCTGACTCGAGAGGTCTTGATTTTGAAACCGTCATGGTTGATAACTGCTACGTCTTGACCCAACAAGCTTTTTGTGACTGTCGACAAGAATGCATCAATAAACCAAGACGCGTCAGCAATTTTATGTCCGACCCTATCCATGGTACTATTTAAGTTTGTGCTCAGCTGAGGCCCACTATGGACATCTCCGTGACTGCCGATGCTGATTTTGTGCGACCAGCACTCCGACAGTCTTTCTAAAGTTTGTTCTGCAGGATcttatcgaaaaaggctttcgccccattTTATAAATAAAGCATCACCGAGCACAAAGTAACAAGGATCTAAATACAGGCACACGCTCAACACACAGAGCCACCGCAAGCAAGTCTGAAAAAACAaccacacacactcacacacactagACGAGACCCAGGTTCAGCTGTGGGTTCAGCACAACAAGCCCAACACCGCAGCATGACTCGCACAACAAACATAACGGAAGCGGCGGCAAGGTGTAGCAGATCTAATCTAGCTCCAGCAGTGGTGGGGGAAACGGCGGAGCCAACTGAAGAGCCATCGAGCGAatctgggcgatgatgatggtgatggcgtCTCTCTTCCGGGGACGGCTAAGCGGCTGCCATAGCAGTTTCAAAAATACACCCACCGAAAGATCCTGCAGAACCTGAAGGAGCAACAAGTTGAATGTAGGACTGTCGCGGTTTTGTTGTCGGACAACTAGTTCGCAAGAATAAAACTGAGAGTTTAGTTTGAAtgcatgtagtactccctccgttcctaaatatttgtctttatagagatttcaataagtgattacatacggagcaaaatgaatgaatctacattctaaaatatgtctatatacattcgtatgtggtagtccatttaaaatttctaaaagacaaatatttaggaacggagagagtatatgTTTTGTCATTTTATTATACCCTGTGAGTGCTGCTGACCTTTCGTACTGGTGATGATAAGTAAAGGCTCACTCGGCTTCTGAGGATGGCTCTGAGCATGTTATTTCTGTGGTCAAAGTTGACCATGTTGATATTGATTTGCTTCTGAATCCTGTCTGTCCAAGCAGAACGTATTTCTGTTTAGACAAATATTTCCGCGGTATTTTTCGAGTTATAACACTGTTTGACGAGATGATTTCTGTTCTCCTTTGTCTTGTTGGTCTGACGAGTACGGGAATCCTACGTGGCGCCTCATTCTGGAAGCATGGATTGCTACGGAGAGCTCGGATCCCATACAAAGATGAAGGGAGGGATTTGACGTCGCCACCAAACGCAGAATTCTCAATCGCACTTTCCAAATTCCCGCAAAATGCTGACAGCGACTCGATTCTCACGGTGCAAAACCGACCAATGGAGCAGAAATACCACACCCGCGCGTTGCCGGCTCTCCGGACTCCACAAAGCAAGCGTTTCAAGTCGCAACACACAGAAGTAGACAACGCGACCCCTCCCTTCGCCATGATCGTCACGCCCAACCTCCTCGCGCCGAAGCTAAACTCCTAAAGCCCAACGATGAATTCGAGGACACACAGCCCGTGACATGACTCGTTTGGTCATGCCAGCTGCTTCGTCTCCACGCCTTATAAACCCCCAGGGATGCAATGCAACCTCAGACACCAGCACACACGACACGACAACCTAATTAACGAAGCTTGCTAGCAGCTAGCCATGGCGGAGAGGGAGGGAGCGGTGGTGAAGAAGGGGCATGAGGAGGGCCTGAAGCTGGCGGCGTCGCTGCTGGAGGAGTTCGGGCTGCCCCTGGGCCTGCTGCCGCTGGCGGACGTGATCGAGGTCGGCTTCGTGCGGGCCACCGGCTACATGTGGATCGCGCAGCAGAAGAAGGTGGAGCACCGCTTCAAGATAGTGAGCAAGCAGGTGAGCTATGACGTGGAGATCACCGGCTACGTCAAGCCCAAGTGCATCAAGAAGCTCAAGGGCGTCAAGGCCAAGGAGCTCATGCTGTGGCCGCCGGTCAACGAGATCACCGTCGACGACCCGCCCACCGGCAAGATCGTCTTCAGGAGCCTCGCCGGCGTCACCAAGACCTTCCCCGTCGAGGCCTTCGCCGCCGGCCAGTAGGCGCGCCCGGGCCGCAGCATTTCCGTATTTATACCGCGGCTTTGGCTTCGTTGAAGACTACTACTACTACCTGGCGCCGGGGTACTGGCTACTGAAGCGGCTGCATTCGTTTAATTTCGCGAGTTTGATGTTCTCAAGGCTACGACCAAGCCTTGTACTATCGTATCGTTACAAGTGTGTCAGTGTCAGCGTTGTACTTTCAACCGTGCTTATAAACGGGTTTGGTGGATTCTACTTCTTTTTTCGCGAATATGCAAAGCTTGCGTGTCATTTTATTGATAGAAGTTAGAATAGTACGAGATGTGGTACAACACATGACACGGGCACAAGGGCGTGAACATGTTGCCCGAAGCAGAGAGACATGGGATGCTCGGCCCAAACAAAGAAAAAACACGGCTAAACTCGCCATCCTGAGAACTAGCCCAAACCAATAACATGATGACCAACATCTCTAGATTCAGAACCGAGGACACCGCGAGCAACCAAGACGACGCCTTCATGAAGGAGAGCGACGCCGAAACGCCATCGCCGTCTGATGCTCGAAGAGGGGCATAGACGACGGCCGTGACAACGCCTCCAAGAGAGACAGCGCCCGCGGGTCATCATCAACGCATCTTgtgtctccttgtacatgtttttcTTGATAAGTTTTTTTGCTTTTTGAGGAAGCATTAGAACCATcttgtatatatatataatgaggacaTTGAGTCAAATTTCATTAACTATATGAGAAATGCAATAAACTAACTATATTACTTGTTATCATATGCTGATCCGAAAACAACATGTCCACTTCGATCTGAAAGATCTCAGATGAATTTTTCTATGGAGAAGAATCATATGAATGTCTCTGAGATAGTGCTTTTGCAATATCACTCCAAACTAATTTTTTTATTGTCCAGTTGAACAAACGAGTTCATATAGAAAAAAAAACAGTTCATAAAGAATTCGGCACAAGTTAATCCCAATTGAGTAGACATCAGCCCATGCTTCTTAATTTTTGAAATCAAACAACAACGCGATGGTTCCTAATTTTCGGATGCAAAGTGAAGATCCTGTTCATTGTGTCTAC
The Triticum dicoccoides isolate Atlit2015 ecotype Zavitan chromosome 3A, WEW_v2.0, whole genome shotgun sequence genome window above contains:
- the LOC119272401 gene encoding uncharacterized protein LOC119272401 — its product is MAEREGAVVKKGHEEGLKLAASLLEEFGLPLGLLPLADVIEVGFVRATGYMWIAQQKKVEHRFKIVSKQVSYDVEITGYVKPKCIKKLKGVKAKELMLWPPVNEITVDDPPTGKIVFRSLAGVTKTFPVEAFAAGQ